Proteins from a single region of Peromyscus eremicus chromosome 9, PerEre_H2_v1, whole genome shotgun sequence:
- the LOC131920144 gene encoding neuropeptide Y receptor type 4, whose amino-acid sequence MNTSQFLTSLFPGFLQGKNGTHPLDFLYNFSVGCQDSVDLLAFIITTYSIETILGVLGNLCLIYVTTRQKEKSNVTNLLIANLAFSDFLMCLICQPLTATYTIMDYWIFGEVLCKMLTFIQCMSVTVSILSLVLVALERHQLIIHPTGWKPSIFHAYLGIVIIWFISFFLSLPFLANSILSDLFHHNHSKAVAFLEDKVVCIVFWSSDHHRLIYTSFLLLFQYSIPLVFILVCYVRIYQRLRRQRRAFHKDTCSSRVGQMNRINGMLMAMVAAFAVLWLPLHVFNTLEDWYQEAIPACHGNLIFLLCHMLAMASTCVNPFIYGFLNTNFKKDMKALVLTCHCRSPRRESDHLPLSTVHTDLSKGSLRLGSKSNFM is encoded by the coding sequence ATGAATACCTCCCAATTCCTgacctccctcttcccaggattCCTGCAGGGTAAGAATGGGACCCATCCACTGGATTTCCTCTACAACTTCTCTGTTGGCTGCCAGGATTCAGTGGACCTGTTAGCCTTCATCATCACCACCTACAGCATCGAGACCATCTTGGGGGTTCTGGGAAACCTCTGCTTGATATATGTGACCACCAGGCAAAAGGAGAAGTCCAACGTGACCAACCTACTCATTGCCAACCTGGCCTTCTCTGACTTCCTCATGTGCCTCATATGCCAGCCGCTCACAGCCACCTACACCATCATGGACTACTGGATCTTTGGTGAAGTCCTCTGCAAGATGTTAACTTTCATCCAGTGCATGTCAGTGACAGTCTCCATCCTCTCATTGGTCCTCGTGGCCTTGGAAAGGCACCAGCTCATCATCCATCCAACAGGCTGGAAGCCCAGCATTTTCCATGCCTACTTGGGGATTGTGATCATCtggttcatttctttcttcctctctttgcccTTTCTGGCTAACAGCATCCTGAGTGACCTCTTCCACCACAACCACTCTAAGGCTGTAGCGTTTCTGGAGGACAAGGTGGTCTGCATTGTATTCTGGTCCTCAGACCACCACCGTCTCATCTACACCAGcttcctgctgctcttccagtacTCCATCCCTCTGGTTTTCATCCTGGTCTGCTATGTACGCATCTACCAGCGCCTGCGGAGGCAGAGGCGTGCtttccacaaggacacttgcagtTCACGAGTGGGGCAGATGAATCGGATCAATGGCATGCTCATGGCAATGGTGGCTGCCTTTGCCGTGCTCTGGCTGCCCCTTCATGTGTTCAACACTCTGGAGGACTGGTACCAGGAGGCCATACCTGCTTGCCATGGCAACCTCATCTTCTTGCTATGCCACATGCTTGCCATGGCTTCCACCTGTGTCAACCCTTTCATCTATGGCTTTCTCAACACCAACTTCAAGAAGGATATGAAGGCCCTGGTGCTGACCTGCCATTGCAGGTCACCCCGGAGGGAGTCGGACCATCTGCCCCTGTCCACTGTGCACACGGACCTCTCCAAAGGATCTCTGAGGCTGGGTAGCAAGTCTAACTTCATGTAG